In one window of Brassica rapa cultivar Chiifu-401-42 chromosome A07, CAAS_Brap_v3.01, whole genome shotgun sequence DNA:
- the LOC103829638 gene encoding 4-diphosphocytidyl-2-C-methyl-D-erythritol kinase, chloroplastic produces MATASPPLISSLNSTSTSFRTRTSLPTCSFSPKLLRPLASFSVKASRKQVEIVFDPDERLNKIGDDVDKEAPLSRLKLFSPCKINVFLRITGKREDGFHDLASLFHVISLGDTIKFSLSPSKSKDRLSTNVSGVPVDARNLIIKALNLYRKKTGSNKFFWIHLDKKVPTGAGLGGGSSNAATALWAANQLNGGLVSEKELQDWSSEIGSDIPFFFSHGAAYCTGRGEIVQDLPSPFPFDLPMVLIKPREACSTAEVYKRLRLDQTSNVDPLTLLENVTNNGVSQSICVNDLELPAFQVLPSLKRLKQRVIASGRGEYDAVFMSGSGSTIVGIGSPDPPQFIYDDEEYKKVFLSEANFMTREANEWYKEPASASATTSSSESRLEIPNEM; encoded by the exons ATGGCAACGGCTTCTCCTCCATTGATCTCATCTCTCAACTCCACTTCCACTTCtttcagaaccagaaccagTCTCCCTACTTGTTCATTTTCTCCGAAGCTTCTTCGCCCCCTCGCGAGTTTTTCAGTGAAAGCTTCCAGAAAGCAAGTCGAG ATAGTATTTGATCCTGACGAGAGGCTTAATAAGATTGGCGATGATGTTGACAAAGAAGCTCCCTTGTCAAGGCTTAAGCTCTTCTCACCTTGCAAG ATCAATGTTTTCTTGAGGATAACGGGCAAACGGGAAGATGGGTTTCATGATTTAGCCTCTCTGTTTCAT GTGATTAGCTTAGGAGACACAATTAAATTCTCATTGTCTCCATCAAAGTCCAAAGACCGTCTTTCTACCAACGTCTCTGGAGTCCCTGTCGATGCCAGAAACCTG ATTATAAAAGCACTTAACCTTTACAGGAAGAAAACTGGTAGTAACAAGTTCTTCTGG ATTCATCTAGATAAGAAGGTGCCTACTGGAGCTGGACTCGGTGGTGGAAGCAGTAATGCTGCAACTGCGCTCTGGGCGGCGAATCAGCTCAATGGAGGTCTTGTCTCTGAGAAGGAGCTTCAGGATTGGTCTAGTGAAATAGGATCAGAcattcctttcttcttctcccatgGAGCTGCCTATTGTACCGGAAGAGGTGAG ATTGTCCAAGACCTGCCTTCTCCGTTTCCTTTTGATCTTCCGATGGTGCTCATTAAGCCCCGAGAAGCATGCTCCACTGCTGAAGTTTACAAA CGTCTCCGTCTGGATCAGACAAGCAACGTTGATCCCTTAACATTACTCGAGAATGTCACTAACAACGGTGTATCTCAAAGCATTTGCGTAAACGATTTGG AACTACCAGCATTTCAAGTTCTTCCATCTCTTAAACGCTTGAAGCAACGTGTAATAGCATCTGGGCGCGGGGAATATGATGCTGTCTTTATGTCTGGGAG TGGAAGCACCATAGTTGGTATTGGTTCGCCAGATCCTCCGCAATTTATATATGACGATGAAGAATACAAGAAGGTCTTCTTATCTG AAGCAAACTTTATGACACGAGAGGCTAATGAATGGTACAAAGAACCTGCATCCGCATCTGCTACTACTTCTTCCTCTGAGTCTCGCCTGGAAATTCCCAATGAGATGTAA